In Vicinamibacteria bacterium, one genomic interval encodes:
- a CDS encoding peptidase S10, with translation MLARMAGVLLALAGVTFAQETGSRPDEAAGQESSQAKPIVAEEKFSTTQHRARIGGATVPYTATAGQLVLRHANGKPRANVFFVAYTRDDQRDPSSRPIAFAYNGGPGSATIWLHMGTLGPKRVQMADEGFQPAPPFRLVDNEHSLIDVSDVVAIDAVSTGFSRAVEGEDPKQFHGVQQDIEAFSEFIRLYITKFDRWASPKYLLGESYGTVRSAGVSAHLQGEHGIELNGIILVSSVINFMTLRDAPGNDIHYASFLPTYTATAWYHKKLPSDLMGDLDLAIDQSRSLAFGDYLLALTKGNRLSSLEREEMAARLARFTGLSADYVASANLRVSPARFRKELLRNERLMVGRLDSRFTGIDADAAGERQEFDPSNTALQGPYTALFNDYVRNELGWESDLQYFTSGDVRPWDYNTQHRAEYLNLMEPLRTSMARNPFLEIFVANGYYDMATPFAATEWTFDHLGFESTYRERVQMAYYEAGHMMYIHPEMLQNFKNDLAEFIEATRTSTPVSLTSPTEPQ, from the coding sequence ATGCTCGCACGAATGGCCGGAGTTCTACTCGCGCTCGCCGGGGTGACGTTCGCCCAGGAAACGGGCTCGCGTCCCGACGAAGCAGCCGGGCAGGAGTCCTCTCAGGCGAAACCGATCGTCGCCGAGGAGAAGTTCTCGACCACCCAGCACCGCGCTCGAATCGGAGGCGCGACCGTTCCTTATACCGCCACCGCCGGCCAGCTCGTTTTGCGCCACGCGAACGGCAAGCCCCGAGCGAACGTCTTCTTCGTTGCCTACACTCGGGATGACCAGCGCGACCCGAGCTCGCGACCGATCGCTTTTGCCTACAACGGGGGCCCAGGCTCGGCCACGATCTGGCTCCATATGGGTACTCTCGGTCCCAAGCGGGTGCAAATGGCTGACGAGGGCTTCCAACCGGCGCCACCATTCCGGCTGGTCGACAACGAGCACTCGCTCATCGACGTCAGCGACGTCGTCGCCATCGATGCCGTTTCCACCGGCTTCAGCCGCGCGGTCGAAGGCGAGGATCCGAAGCAGTTTCATGGCGTGCAGCAGGACATCGAAGCTTTCTCGGAGTTCATCCGTCTCTACATCACGAAGTTCGATCGCTGGGCTTCCCCCAAGTATCTGCTCGGCGAGAGCTACGGCACGGTACGCTCGGCGGGGGTCTCGGCGCACCTCCAGGGCGAGCACGGGATCGAGCTGAACGGGATCATTCTCGTTTCGTCGGTAATCAACTTCATGACCCTTCGGGATGCACCCGGTAACGACATCCACTACGCGAGCTTCCTTCCCACATACACGGCCACGGCCTGGTATCACAAGAAGCTTCCTTCGGATCTGATGGGAGATCTCGATCTGGCCATCGATCAGTCGCGCAGCCTCGCTTTCGGTGACTACCTGCTCGCCCTCACCAAAGGTAACCGACTCTCATCGCTGGAGCGCGAAGAAATGGCGGCGAGACTCGCTCGGTTCACCGGGCTATCGGCCGACTACGTGGCGAGCGCCAATCTGCGCGTTAGTCCCGCTCGGTTTCGCAAGGAGCTCTTGAGGAACGAGCGTCTCATGGTGGGACGCCTCGACAGCCGCTTCACCGGCATCGACGCGGACGCCGCGGGGGAGCGGCAGGAGTTCGACCCGTCGAACACGGCCCTCCAGGGCCCGTACACGGCTCTGTTCAACGACTACGTCCGTAACGAGCTCGGGTGGGAGTCCGACCTCCAGTACTTCACGAGCGGAGACGTGCGCCCCTGGGACTATAACACCCAGCACCGGGCCGAGTACCTCAACCTCATGGAGCCGCTCCGCACGTCCATGGCGAGAAATCCATTCCTCGAGATCTTCGTCGCCAACGGATACTACGACATGGCGACGCCCTTCGCGGCTACCGAGTGGACCTTCGACCATCTCGGTTTCGAAAGCACGTACCGGGAGCGGGTGCAAATGGCTTACTACGAAGCGGGCCACATGATGTACATCCACCCGGAGATGCTCCAGAACTTCAAGAACGACCTGGCGGAGTTCATCGAAGCGACCCGTACGTCGACGCCGGTTTCACTGACGAGCCCGACCGAGCCCCAGTGA
- a CDS encoding pyridoxamine 5'-phosphate oxidase family protein has product MSSMSAGEVAAFLEQRNLHAIMATIAKDGMPQLSPVWYVYESWRMYISIPARSVKHRNLARDPRMSVCVDGGRQDVRAVMLYGRGNLLGADDPRTEAYRWRIIHRYYETEEEARLYYESIQETPSVLVLFEPERVVSQDYND; this is encoded by the coding sequence ATGTCGAGCATGTCCGCCGGAGAGGTCGCCGCTTTTCTCGAGCAGCGTAACCTCCATGCCATCATGGCCACGATCGCCAAGGATGGAATGCCCCAGTTGAGCCCCGTTTGGTACGTCTACGAGTCCTGGCGCATGTATATCAGCATCCCGGCTCGGAGCGTCAAGCATCGCAACCTGGCGCGGGACCCGCGGATGAGCGTTTGCGTCGACGGAGGCCGGCAGGACGTTCGCGCCGTAATGCTCTACGGCCGAGGAAATCTTCTCGGCGCGGACGACCCCCGCACCGAGGCGTATCGCTGGCGCATCATTCACCGGTACTACGAGACCGAAGAGGAGGCCCGACTCTACTATGAATCGATCCAGGAGACTCCCTCGGTTCTCGTCCTCTTCGAGCCCGAACGCGTCGTGAGCCAGGATTACAACGACTGA
- a CDS encoding Sir2 family NAD-dependent protein deacetylase — protein sequence MGIATPLDDLVELLKSSEQVLIFTGAGISTGSGISDFRGPQGVWKRRKPVYLQEFLASEAARVEYWDQKLEAWPSFREARPNAAHLAIADLEKADRLSMVVTQNIDGLHARAGTSPDRIVELHGTNLWVECLSCLERSDPEAHMENFHKTRKPPRCRCSGFLKPATISFGQNLRRDDLLRAGKAAAEADLVVALGSTLSVYPAASFPLEAAKRGVPYVIINRGETDHDSLPVVTLRLEGDVIEIFPQAVARALAG from the coding sequence ATGGGTATCGCAACGCCGCTCGACGATCTCGTAGAGCTCCTGAAGTCGTCCGAGCAAGTGCTTATCTTCACCGGAGCCGGCATCTCGACGGGGAGCGGCATCTCGGACTTCCGCGGCCCCCAAGGAGTGTGGAAACGCCGTAAGCCAGTCTACCTGCAAGAGTTCCTTGCTTCTGAGGCGGCACGAGTGGAGTACTGGGACCAGAAGCTCGAAGCCTGGCCGTCTTTTCGAGAGGCCAGGCCGAACGCCGCCCATCTCGCAATAGCGGATCTGGAAAAGGCGGACAGGCTCTCGATGGTCGTGACCCAGAACATCGACGGCCTCCACGCGCGCGCAGGGACGTCGCCGGACCGGATCGTCGAGCTGCACGGCACGAACCTGTGGGTAGAGTGCTTGAGCTGTCTCGAACGTTCGGACCCCGAGGCGCACATGGAGAACTTCCACAAGACACGAAAGCCACCACGATGCCGATGTTCTGGGTTCCTGAAACCCGCGACCATCAGCTTCGGTCAAAACCTCAGGCGGGATGACCTCCTTCGTGCGGGCAAGGCCGCGGCCGAAGCCGATCTGGTCGTCGCCCTGGGCTCGACGCTCTCCGTCTACCCCGCCGCGTCGTTTCCACTCGAAGCCGCGAAGCGCGGAGTGCCCTATGTGATCATCAACCGAGGGGAGACGGACCATGATTCGCTTCCGGTCGTCACGCTTCGGCTCGAAGGAGACGTCATCGAGATCTTCCCGCAAGCAGTCGCCCGAGCCCTGGCAGGTTGA